A single Euwallacea similis isolate ESF13 chromosome 1, ESF131.1, whole genome shotgun sequence DNA region contains:
- the LOC136413139 gene encoding cholinesterase 1-like, with translation MEWDIGPHYLMKCRVIMIAFNYSIGPVGWILLKTENYRFNLKFLNHLTTEDDKNIEYFEGDPEKVIIFGQSTGAASVSYLLLNPLAEDSILGLSRATILEGGSALDLWAYQRDQVEITDQTVALLNSDFETYKKRYEIAEVPAKLVLLRTFLETSNSPRGFITPQSLSSNMKMRFDFIASLLAVFEFEEFVKIPLLIGLNAQKSVFIVYSAMPNLVDAYDKDPSVMVLLDTHVEDKKVLQEMGQKIKDFYSAKMKIYPKIY, from the exons ATGGAATGGGATATAGGTCCTCACTATCTCATGAAATGTAGAGTCATCATGATCGCCTTCAACTACAGCATCGGGCCTGTTGGATggattttgttaaaaactgaaaactatCGTTTTAAcctaaaatttctaaatcaCCTCACTACTGAAGATGAT AAGAATATTGAGTACTTCGAAGGGGATCCAGAAAAAGTAATCATTTTCGGGCAAAGCACAGGAGCCGCTTCAGTTTCTTACCTTTTACTAAATCCTTTGGCTGAAGATAG CATTTTAGGCCTATCTAGGGCAACAATTTTAGAGGGCGGCTCCGCCCTAGACCTTTGGGCATACCAAAGGGACCAAGTGGAAATCACCGATCAAACTGTAGCCCTTTTGAACTCTGATTTTGAGACCTACAAAAAACGGTACGAAATTGCTGAAGTTCCTGCAAAGC TGGTACTTTTAAGAACATTCCTAGAAACTTCCAACTCTCCAAGGGGTTTTATTACACCTCAGTCCTTGAGCAGCAACATGAAGATGCGTTTTGACTTTATTGCAAGTTTGTTGgcagtttttgaatttgagGAGTTCGTCAAGATTCCTTTGCTCATTGGCTTGAATGCTCAGAAGAGTGTGTTTATAGTCTATA GTGCCATGCCAAATCTTGTTGACGCTTACGATAAAGATCCGAGCGTGATGGTACTATTGGATACACATGTTGAGGACAAAAAGGTTCTCCAAGAAATGGGACAGAAAATTAAAGACTTTTATTccgcaaaaatgaaaatttatccGAAAATTTATTAG